From one Mangrovibacterium diazotrophicum genomic stretch:
- a CDS encoding glycoside hydrolase domain-containing protein produces MFNYLSRFRGKKILSLALIASLATACQESGTNQSKSSGLTDHVNVFLGTSGDHGQMSPSAAYPFSMLSIGPITTPHIHTGYEYYAKKYEGFVHTHLEGVGCTGAGGNILIKPILNDDQQTSLIRKNQQANPGYYSVNFENGIQAEMTVAHNYGQHHYHFPELQNGLFVDLSFTQPRRFVAEEHHLTKDAISGWIDTQTTCSAGVYRIYDYLQIPGAAEIDSVADHQFIVKGNGTEELNAQIGFSSVSTEYAQAQITQKDFEEVKAEARAEWEKLLGHVKVDGEKDRVDLFYSLLYRALQAPYQVSEDDGVYRAIDGSIQQSPTPIYNGWAIWDNYREQLPMLSLLYPDHFDDIAKSIANLYPYGKKNWATMHEPSPTVRTEHALVVLLDAWKKGYDVPLADIKDYLLKEAETLDYGAPDKALESSYDCWALSEILKTLGDSELSKKYLDRALEYKNYWLKDFADLSKNDIDRMQARGLYQGTIWQYRWFVPFDVAGLKELAGGEDAFISQLDHFFNENDYNHANQPDLQVPGMYNATKEPWKSQKLYRELLLDTVVQCYFNDNSKGVDPYVGRIYQNQPRAYLRTMDDDAGTMSSWFVMRSMGLSPANIGDPVYYLTAPVFKEITIDFGNGKSFKIKVKNYQKDNYYIQKASLNGKPLMRNWLTQKELSTGGELILETSDTPNKHWGTENQWISHIDR; encoded by the coding sequence ATGTTCAATTATTTATCGCGATTCCGAGGAAAGAAAATACTCAGCCTTGCTTTGATTGCTAGCCTTGCAACGGCTTGCCAAGAAAGTGGCACAAACCAGTCGAAGTCATCAGGTTTAACGGACCACGTCAATGTATTTCTGGGAACTTCGGGCGACCATGGACAAATGTCCCCTTCGGCCGCTTATCCGTTCAGCATGCTCAGTATTGGGCCAATAACAACGCCGCATATCCATACCGGTTACGAATATTATGCGAAAAAATACGAGGGTTTTGTGCACACGCACCTCGAAGGAGTGGGCTGCACCGGAGCCGGAGGGAATATTCTGATCAAGCCAATTCTAAATGATGACCAACAAACATCTCTGATTCGTAAAAATCAGCAAGCAAACCCCGGTTACTATTCGGTGAATTTTGAAAACGGCATTCAGGCCGAGATGACCGTTGCTCACAATTACGGACAACATCATTATCATTTCCCCGAACTGCAAAACGGATTGTTTGTCGACCTTTCGTTTACGCAGCCCAGACGTTTTGTAGCCGAGGAACATCATCTTACGAAAGACGCGATCAGCGGCTGGATCGACACACAAACAACCTGCAGCGCAGGCGTGTACCGGATTTACGACTACCTGCAGATTCCGGGCGCCGCGGAAATCGATTCGGTTGCAGATCACCAGTTCATTGTAAAAGGCAACGGCACTGAGGAACTGAATGCGCAAATTGGATTTTCGTCGGTAAGTACCGAATATGCCCAGGCGCAGATCACCCAAAAAGATTTTGAAGAAGTAAAGGCTGAAGCACGTGCGGAGTGGGAAAAGCTGCTGGGGCACGTTAAAGTTGATGGCGAAAAAGACCGGGTTGATTTGTTCTACTCACTTTTGTATCGTGCCCTGCAAGCTCCTTACCAAGTATCGGAAGACGACGGTGTTTACCGCGCCATTGACGGCAGTATTCAGCAAAGCCCAACGCCAATTTACAACGGCTGGGCCATTTGGGACAATTACCGCGAACAGCTGCCGATGCTCTCACTGCTTTATCCTGATCATTTTGACGATATTGCCAAGTCGATCGCCAACCTGTATCCGTACGGCAAAAAAAATTGGGCTACCATGCACGAGCCCTCTCCCACTGTTCGTACCGAACACGCCCTGGTTGTTTTGCTCGATGCCTGGAAAAAAGGCTACGACGTCCCACTTGCCGACATTAAAGATTATCTTTTAAAAGAAGCAGAAACACTGGATTACGGCGCGCCGGACAAAGCCTTGGAATCATCGTACGACTGCTGGGCCTTGTCTGAAATTTTAAAAACATTGGGAGACTCTGAGTTGAGCAAAAAATATCTGGACAGAGCACTCGAATACAAAAACTACTGGCTGAAAGACTTTGCCGACCTCAGCAAAAACGACATCGACCGGATGCAGGCTCGCGGCCTTTACCAAGGGACCATTTGGCAGTATCGCTGGTTCGTGCCCTTCGATGTTGCTGGCCTAAAAGAACTGGCCGGAGGTGAGGATGCGTTTATCAGCCAGCTCGATCATTTCTTCAACGAGAACGACTACAACCATGCCAATCAGCCCGACTTGCAGGTTCCCGGCATGTACAATGCGACCAAAGAACCCTGGAAATCTCAGAAATTGTACCGCGAGCTATTGCTCGACACGGTGGTGCAATGCTATTTCAACGACAACAGCAAAGGCGTCGATCCGTACGTTGGACGGATTTATCAGAATCAACCAAGGGCTTACTTGCGAACAATGGATGACGACGCCGGCACCATGTCATCCTGGTTTGTGATGCGCAGCATGGGACTATCACCTGCAAACATCGGCGATCCGGTCTACTATTTGACAGCTCCCGTTTTCAAGGAAATTACCATTGATTTCGGCAATGGCAAAAGCTTCAAAATTAAAGTCAAAAATTATCAGAAAGACAACTATTACATTCAAAAAGCCAGTTTGAACGGAAAGCCGCTCATGAGGAACTGGCTTACGCAAAAAGAATTGAGCACCGGGGGCGAGTTGATTCTGGAAACATCCGATACTCCAAACAAACATTGGGGAACAGAAAACCAGTGGATAAGCCACATTGACCGCTAA
- a CDS encoding endonuclease/exonuclease/phosphatase family protein, with protein sequence MKQFWIALFVLVFAGFNSANAEELTVATFNVRYHNEGDSINGNGWKQRCPVICGLIRFNDFQIFGAQEVLHDQLLDMLADLPEYNYVGVGRDDGKTKGEYAPIFYQKDKFKVLKSGHFWLSEITDRPNKGWDAALPRICTWARFEDLKTGAKFFFFNLHMDHIGIEARKNSAKLVLSKIKEMCGDEPVILTGDFNVDQNSPNYAILEGSDLLKDSYEEAQIRYALNGTFNHFESDRKTESRIDHVFVSSAIKVERYGVLTDTYRTEVADAKEEKSGDFPKEVSLKKYVARTPSDHFPVKVVLSFDE encoded by the coding sequence ATGAAACAATTTTGGATTGCACTATTTGTGCTGGTATTTGCCGGATTTAATTCGGCGAATGCAGAAGAGTTAACCGTAGCAACATTCAACGTTCGCTACCACAACGAAGGAGATTCCATTAACGGAAACGGCTGGAAGCAGCGCTGCCCGGTCATTTGTGGCTTAATCCGTTTCAACGATTTCCAAATTTTCGGTGCGCAGGAAGTTCTGCACGACCAATTGCTCGACATGCTTGCCGACCTACCGGAGTACAACTACGTTGGAGTTGGCCGCGACGACGGTAAAACAAAAGGGGAATATGCCCCGATTTTTTATCAAAAGGACAAATTCAAAGTGCTGAAATCAGGCCATTTCTGGTTGTCCGAAATCACAGACAGACCGAACAAAGGCTGGGACGCAGCGCTACCAAGAATCTGTACCTGGGCACGATTCGAAGATCTGAAAACCGGAGCCAAATTTTTCTTCTTCAACTTACACATGGACCATATTGGTATTGAAGCACGAAAAAACAGTGCCAAGCTGGTGTTGAGTAAAATCAAAGAAATGTGCGGTGACGAGCCGGTGATACTGACGGGGGATTTCAACGTCGATCAAAACAGCCCGAACTATGCCATTCTGGAAGGTTCTGACCTATTGAAAGATTCGTATGAGGAAGCTCAAATACGCTATGCACTGAATGGTACTTTCAATCATTTTGAATCCGACCGAAAAACCGAAAGCCGCATTGATCACGTGTTTGTAAGTTCTGCGATTAAGGTGGAGCGCTATGGCGTGCTGACTGATACTTACCGGACGGAAGTGGCCGATGCCAAAGAGGAAAAATCCGGAGACTTCCCGAAAGAAGTGTCTTTGAAAAAATATGTAGCCCGCACGCCGTCGGACCATTTCCCGGTGAAAGTGGTGCTTAGTTTTGACGAATAA